A stretch of DNA from Candidatus Epulonipiscium sp.:
TTGTATAATACTAAATGGGTAGCTGTATCAGAGGATGGATTAAGGTTTCCTTCTATAATCTTTCCTTCCAAGTCCAGTACAATCAACTTGGCTTCTGTCAGTTCATCATATTGTATCCCGCTGGGCTTAATAACTACTAAACCTTTTTCCCTATCAATTCCGCTTACATTCCCCCAAGTAAAAATAACAAGCCCATACCTTACCAAGGCTAAATTAGCTTCTAATACGGATTTTTTTAAAGCCTCTAACATATTATCACCTTCTTAGTAGGTTTTATTATCTTTGTGTATTACAGCCCCATTATACTTGTACGCACAAGTATTGTCAATTATATTTGTTTAACCGAATTCCTTATCATTAACTTAGGTTCAATCCTATCTTGCATGATATTCTGATTACCTTTTAACTGGGATATGAGGTTGGACGCTGCCTTTCTCCCTAATACTTCTTTTGGATGCGCTACAGTTGTCAATTTTATTTCGCCTTGCTGTGCCAGTTCAGAATTATCAAAACCTACTATGGAGTAATCCTTAGGAACATCTAGTCCCTGGCTTTTAAATAGCTTAATTATTTCCATAGCAATCAAATCATTATAGCAAATAATCCCCGTATATTTTTTTTCTTTATTTATAGATTGATTAAAGTACCTATAATCTGAGAATAATATATCCCTATCTTGGGATGAATACCATATCACAGCATCTTCATTTATATCTATATCTCTTTCTCTATGTGCCCTAACAAATCCTTGGAAACGGGCATGTCCCTGCATATCATCGCTTTTAAAGATACCTACAATATTTCTATGTCCCTTATCCATCAAATGTTTTGTTGCTAGATATCCGCCTAGGATATCGTCCTCTATTACATAAGATGAATTAATCTGATTATAATAAGCATGTATAAA
This window harbors:
- a CDS encoding GntR family transcriptional regulator, with the protein product MNLNGEPKYIKVKEFIKKYIADGELKNGDKLFSEHELANKFQISRHTVRKAIGELINEGWLYQIQGKGTFVASTDGMKKKKTKLIGVVTTYLKDYIFPSIIYGIDEILSKEGYTILLGHTNNEFQKERDCLLNMLSNDLEGLIIEPTKSILPNPNLDIYKKFKAKNIPIVFIHAYYNQINSSYVIEDDILGGYLATKHLMDKGHRNIVGIFKSDDMQGHARFQGFVRAHRERDIDINEDAVIWYSSQDRDILFSDYRYFNQSINKEKKYTGIICYNDLIAMEIIKLFKSQGLDVPKDYSIVGFDNSELAQQGEIKLTTVAHPKEVLGRKAASNLISQLKGNQNIMQDRIEPKLMIRNSVKQI